In a genomic window of Bemisia tabaci chromosome 1, PGI_BMITA_v3:
- the LOC109038720 gene encoding prohormone-1 isoform X2, protein MVQITVPLVKACCGLLFSSALMIEFLRLLQLVDDDGSAETALINYLFAKQIANRLRSQMDVTELQRKRSYWKQCAFNAVSCFG, encoded by the exons ATGGTCCAGATCACGGTGCCGTTAGTGAAAGCTTGCTGTGGACTACTTTTTTCTTCCGCTCTTATGATCGAGTTTCTGAGATTACTC CAACTGGTGGACGACGACGGGAGCGCGGAGACGGCGCTGATCAACTACCTGTTCGCGAAGCAGATCGCCAACCGGCTTCGGAGTCAGATGGACGTCACCGAGCTCCAGAGGAAACGAAGCTACTGGAAGCAGTGCGCATTTAACGCCGTCTCGTGTTTCGGCTAA
- the LOC109038720 gene encoding prohormone-1 isoform X1, which produces MTTIARTIVFLLISMLSFTWVIGKALDQPSEKERLYNEIDQLVDDDGSAETALINYLFAKQIANRLRSQMDVTELQRKRSYWKQCAFNAVSCFG; this is translated from the exons atgacCACAATCGCCAGGACAATCGTCTTTCTACTGATTTCCATGCTGTCTTTTACATGGGTAATTGGGAAAGCCCTCGACCAACCAAGCGAGAAAGAAAGACTCTACAACGAAATAGAC CAACTGGTGGACGACGACGGGAGCGCGGAGACGGCGCTGATCAACTACCTGTTCGCGAAGCAGATCGCCAACCGGCTTCGGAGTCAGATGGACGTCACCGAGCTCCAGAGGAAACGAAGCTACTGGAAGCAGTGCGCATTTAACGCCGTCTCGTGTTTCGGCTAA